One Paenibacillus sp. FSL W8-0186 genomic window carries:
- a CDS encoding family 43 glycosylhydrolase, whose translation MRDRRILRKRRLMYAAALLLGIAVIVIVGVIGMKQTNSGRADAPYNGHGGTFKNPLIDMDTPDPSVVYKDGYYYMTFTHHGTDVMVMKSRTIDFKQAEKKVVWYPPIDTMYSANLWAPEIQYIRGKWYIYFAADDGQNENHRMYALEAAGDDPLGEYEFKGQITDETNKWAIDGLAMEHEGQLYFVWSGWEGDVNIRQNTYIAPMSDALTISGPRVMLSSPDQEWEMAGGPPYIQEGQAILYRDGRVFIVYSGAGSWTPFYSLGLLALKEGGDPLQPEDWERATGPLMTMDEEAGVYGPGHNSFVKSPDGTEDWIVYHGTTSPTDGWNNRKARVQRITWNEQGLPELGKPLSLETAIPLPSGSGVYLAKHALRDGDRLSFGKFAAAVPAEMPLLVHYKNETGATRTLEVWVNDTKAGSIQLPATAQDEVGYAYGRVQLETGGGELDLRIGEDGAATDILGGIQAIEITRYEAETASSGLEETVGADLSASGESVQKLTNEADSSAAFRSVHVPKAGEYRLILGVSNPGDEERSLELEINGSKGAKLAVPATGRNVFTEVVFEGKLQRGDNEIIIKGASGDLSLDYMDIIAD comes from the coding sequence GTGAGAGACAGGCGAATATTGCGCAAACGCAGGCTGATGTATGCGGCAGCCTTGCTTCTTGGCATTGCCGTCATTGTTATAGTAGGAGTGATTGGGATGAAGCAGACGAACAGCGGCAGAGCTGACGCTCCATACAACGGCCATGGGGGGACATTCAAAAATCCGTTGATCGATATGGATACCCCCGATCCGAGCGTTGTATACAAAGATGGATATTACTACATGACGTTCACACATCATGGAACGGACGTCATGGTTATGAAATCCCGGACAATTGATTTCAAGCAGGCCGAGAAGAAGGTGGTCTGGTACCCGCCGATTGATACGATGTACTCAGCCAACCTCTGGGCTCCGGAAATTCAATATATTCGCGGTAAATGGTATATCTATTTCGCGGCGGATGACGGACAAAACGAGAATCACCGGATGTACGCGCTGGAAGCGGCCGGTGACGACCCGCTTGGCGAGTACGAGTTCAAAGGGCAAATTACGGACGAGACGAATAAATGGGCGATCGACGGCCTGGCGATGGAGCATGAAGGGCAGCTGTATTTTGTCTGGTCCGGCTGGGAAGGGGACGTAAACATCCGGCAGAATACCTATATTGCGCCGATGAGTGATGCTTTGACGATCAGCGGACCGAGGGTAATGTTGTCTTCGCCGGATCAGGAATGGGAAATGGCCGGCGGACCGCCATATATTCAAGAAGGCCAAGCAATTCTTTACCGGGATGGCCGCGTATTTATTGTCTATTCCGGGGCAGGGAGCTGGACGCCGTTCTACAGCCTAGGCCTGCTGGCGCTCAAGGAGGGCGGCGACCCGCTTCAGCCGGAGGATTGGGAGAGAGCGACCGGGCCGCTCATGACGATGGACGAGGAAGCCGGCGTATATGGCCCGGGGCATAATTCCTTCGTTAAATCTCCAGACGGCACGGAGGATTGGATCGTCTATCACGGCACGACCAGTCCTACGGATGGCTGGAACAACCGCAAAGCCCGGGTGCAGCGTATTACATGGAACGAGCAGGGGCTGCCGGAGCTCGGAAAGCCGCTGTCCTTGGAAACGGCGATTCCGCTGCCATCGGGGTCGGGCGTTTATCTGGCCAAGCATGCCCTTAGAGACGGAGACCGCCTCAGCTTCGGAAAATTTGCGGCAGCCGTTCCAGCGGAAATGCCCTTGTTAGTCCACTATAAGAACGAGACGGGCGCCACCCGAACGCTTGAGGTATGGGTGAATGATACCAAAGCGGGGTCGATACAATTGCCGGCTACTGCGCAGGATGAGGTTGGTTATGCTTACGGGCGCGTTCAGCTGGAAACGGGAGGCGGCGAGCTGGATCTGCGGATAGGTGAAGACGGTGCTGCGACCGACATTCTCGGCGGAATTCAAGCGATCGAAATAACAAGATATGAGGCCGAGACGGCATCCTCTGGTCTTGAAGAGACAGTAGGCGCCGATCTGTCGGCCTCCGGCGAAAGTGTGCAGAAGCTGACGAATGAGGCAGACTCCTCAGCGGCATTCCGGTCGGTACATGTCCCAAAAGCGGGCGAATATCGCTTAATTCTCGGTGTTTCCAACCCGGGCGATGAGGAAAGAAGCCTTGAGCTGGAGATCAATGGAAGCAAAGGTGCCAAGCTGGCTGTTCCCGCCACGGGACGCAATGTTTTTACAGAAGTTGTGTTTGAAGGAAAGCTGCAGAGAGGTGATAATGAAATTATAATCAAAGGGGCCTCGGGAGACCTGAGCCTTGATTATATGGATATTATCGCTGACTAG
- a CDS encoding sugar-binding domain-containing protein, whose amino-acid sequence MTNIQNNKSIPREEYPRPQFVRADWLNLNGEWEFAFDDDRIGEQEKWYGNDGPAPYPHSITVPFVFQSKLSGIGNPEFHDVVWYRKSFDLPEAWNGKRIVLHFGAVDYLAKVWINGQLAAVHEGGHTPFQADITDLLVPGGQTITVRAEDFSRDITLPRGKQYWLENSASIFYTRTTGIWQTVWLEPVEQAYLKRVAMTPDIDRNEIQLHTFVEGVQGGMQDLELEVTVSFQGERIAADRYRVLRPEEYRSIHLHDFAEHGLGRLWSPEHPNLYDISFKLVGDGRLLDEVDSYFGMRKVSIENGRLCLNNRPYYQRLVLDQGYFEEGILTAPSDEDLKRDVELAKEMGFNGVRKHQKMEDPRFLYWCDRIGMLVWGEAANAYAYSENYVRQFTSEWQEVIQRDYNHPCIVTWVPLNESWGVPNVQMDAKQQQHGLAMYHLTKSLDQTRPVVYNDGWEHMTTDLVTIHDYESRREVLEARYETVESTIEAMPANRRIFVGGAAYAGQPILVTEFGGIAFKASEWEGWGYSGADNEEDYLQRLKDVVDPMYASPVVQGFCYTQLTDVEQEINGLLTYNRQPKAPLEQIRQIIMGEGRN is encoded by the coding sequence GTGACAAACATCCAGAACAATAAATCGATTCCGCGAGAGGAATATCCAAGACCGCAATTTGTTCGTGCGGATTGGCTCAATTTGAACGGGGAGTGGGAGTTCGCCTTCGATGATGACCGAATCGGGGAGCAGGAGAAATGGTACGGGAATGATGGCCCGGCTCCATACCCGCATTCGATTACAGTTCCCTTTGTATTTCAGAGCAAGCTGAGCGGCATCGGAAACCCGGAGTTCCACGATGTGGTATGGTACCGCAAAAGCTTCGATCTGCCGGAGGCATGGAACGGAAAGCGGATCGTGCTTCATTTTGGCGCGGTCGATTACCTGGCCAAAGTATGGATTAACGGGCAACTGGCCGCTGTCCATGAAGGCGGGCACACGCCGTTTCAGGCCGATATCACGGATTTGCTTGTTCCGGGAGGCCAGACGATCACGGTCCGAGCAGAAGACTTCAGCCGGGACATTACCCTGCCGCGGGGCAAGCAATACTGGCTGGAAAATTCGGCGAGTATTTTCTATACGCGGACTACGGGAATTTGGCAGACGGTGTGGCTCGAGCCGGTGGAACAGGCTTATCTGAAACGGGTGGCCATGACTCCCGATATCGACCGGAATGAAATTCAGCTGCATACTTTCGTGGAAGGCGTGCAGGGCGGCATGCAAGACCTGGAGCTTGAAGTGACGGTGTCTTTTCAAGGAGAGCGGATCGCTGCCGACCGATACCGGGTGCTTCGCCCGGAGGAGTACCGCAGCATCCATCTCCATGATTTTGCCGAGCATGGACTGGGCCGCCTGTGGTCTCCGGAGCATCCGAACCTGTACGATATTTCCTTCAAGCTGGTCGGCGATGGCCGCTTGCTGGATGAGGTGGACAGCTATTTCGGGATGCGCAAGGTATCTATTGAAAATGGACGCCTGTGCCTGAACAACCGTCCATATTATCAGCGGCTTGTGCTTGATCAGGGATATTTTGAGGAGGGCATCCTTACGGCTCCGAGTGATGAGGATTTGAAGCGGGATGTGGAGCTGGCCAAAGAGATGGGCTTCAACGGCGTCCGCAAGCACCAGAAGATGGAGGATCCGCGCTTCCTGTACTGGTGTGACCGGATCGGCATGCTCGTCTGGGGTGAAGCCGCGAATGCTTACGCCTACTCTGAAAATTACGTGCGGCAGTTTACCAGCGAGTGGCAGGAGGTCATTCAGCGGGATTACAATCACCCCTGCATCGTGACATGGGTGCCGCTGAATGAGAGCTGGGGCGTTCCGAACGTGCAGATGGATGCCAAACAGCAGCAGCACGGTCTGGCCATGTACCATTTAACGAAATCGCTCGATCAGACGCGTCCTGTCGTATATAACGACGGATGGGAGCATATGACGACGGATCTGGTGACCATTCACGATTATGAGAGCCGCCGCGAGGTGCTGGAGGCCAGATACGAAACAGTAGAATCCACAATAGAAGCCATGCCGGCGAATCGCCGTATTTTCGTCGGCGGGGCAGCTTATGCCGGCCAGCCCATCCTCGTGACGGAATTCGGCGGAATTGCCTTCAAGGCGAGCGAGTGGGAAGGCTGGGGGTATTCCGGTGCGGATAATGAAGAGGATTATTTACAGCGGCTGAAGGACGTCGTCGATCCGATGTACGCCTCCCCGGTCGTACAAGGATTCTGTTATACACAGCTTACGGACGTAGAGCAGGAAATCAACGGGCTTCTGACGTACAACAGGCAGCCTAAGGCCCCGCTGGAGCAAATAAGGCAAATCATTATGGGCGAGGGCCGGAACTGA
- a CDS encoding sugar ABC transporter permease: MVKSWHSKLTSSLFVLPYFICFAAFLLFPILYGVYISLHNFELLSPEHDFVGLKHYITIFTPGTYLNSLFFNGLWNTIQFVIYSVPLLIVVGLALAMLIQHLPGKIRGMFRTFYFLPYALSASVMSVIWLMIFDTNSGFLNSLLMKLNIPAIPWLTDQPWAWVSLITTTLWWTIGFNMIIFINALNQVPEDFYEAASLDGANAWDKFIHITLPSIKPVMLFVMITSTIASFNVFAQPFLLTRGGPGDSTKVLLINVLDQAFIRKEIGSASAMAILMALLIMIISVVQFKLTYGNKGEES, translated from the coding sequence ATGGTGAAAAGCTGGCACTCCAAATTAACGTCATCTTTGTTCGTGCTGCCTTATTTCATTTGTTTTGCCGCTTTCTTATTGTTTCCAATACTTTACGGCGTGTACATCAGCCTGCATAACTTTGAGCTTCTATCGCCAGAACATGATTTTGTAGGGTTGAAGCATTATATAACGATTTTTACGCCGGGCACCTATTTGAACAGCCTGTTCTTCAACGGGCTGTGGAATACGATTCAATTCGTCATCTATTCCGTACCGCTGCTGATCGTGGTCGGGCTCGCGCTTGCGATGCTTATCCAGCATCTCCCAGGTAAAATCCGCGGCATGTTCCGCACGTTCTACTTCTTGCCGTATGCGTTATCCGCATCGGTCATGTCCGTGATTTGGCTAATGATTTTCGACACGAATTCCGGATTTCTGAACAGCCTGCTGATGAAGCTGAACATCCCGGCCATTCCCTGGCTGACCGACCAGCCGTGGGCCTGGGTGTCGCTCATTACGACGACCTTGTGGTGGACGATCGGTTTCAACATGATTATTTTTATTAATGCCCTGAACCAGGTGCCGGAAGATTTCTATGAGGCTGCCTCGCTGGATGGAGCGAATGCCTGGGATAAATTTATCCACATAACGCTTCCATCCATCAAACCAGTCATGCTGTTCGTAATGATCACATCCACGATCGCTTCGTTTAACGTCTTCGCCCAGCCGTTCCTGCTTACCCGCGGGGGCCCGGGGGACAGCACGAAGGTGCTGCTCATCAACGTACTCGATCAGGCGTTCATCCGCAAGGAGATCGGCTCCGCCTCGGCGATGGCGATTTTGATGGCGCTGCTTATCATGATTATATCGGTTGTGCAGTTTAAACTGACTTACGGAAATAAGGGGGAAGAGTCATGA
- a CDS encoding sensor histidine kinase, translating into MMTKLRRGVQWLRNLKLAQKLILINSVLIVIPLGALGVYAFTSFRGTMEANVGESQLQTMKQITLNIDTYMEELNRLSLMPYQYQDILDYLASERKPGASLSLEEISLLNNFVSKVFLNGRIDIMGVSLYGSKGASYVVMPESQYVTSYKLDEDAEWLKEAQGHFGEPIFLTTHELKPTSGSVYEVFSIVRELRSFDSGRTLGYIVLDVDPAVVEKILAQVQLGRRESLYITNARGDLVIRKGSVIPGADGAAASFRGEGVTHLESGGERMLVSYATSELTQWTTVGAVPVSELMQDSLQVRNSITIMGIICVGSAMLFSVFTAYRITLPIRKLSRLMKKVEKGQLEVAFPVNQWDEVGQLGSAFNKMVSRLSELGYLLYETEIREKDAQIAALQSKINPHFLYNTLGSISMYAELEGSKEITTMTNNLSRILRYSLNAHQSGVVLKDEIEHIRRYMAIQKLRYDERLHFTLDIEEAAMDCEAIPLMIQPIVENSFKHGLDKGVGEGRISLTGGIQDGLLRLIVEDDGIGLTTAQLEQIRHKLAYSRNLGGATGNGLLNVHRRLVLSYGERYGLTIDSMPYRGVRVTLTVPAKHMPTREDDRKPVVFHSTS; encoded by the coding sequence ATGATGACGAAATTGCGACGAGGAGTACAATGGCTGAGAAATTTGAAGCTGGCGCAGAAATTGATCCTCATTAACTCCGTTCTGATCGTAATCCCGCTCGGGGCGCTTGGCGTCTATGCGTTCACTAGCTTTCGGGGAACGATGGAAGCGAATGTCGGCGAGTCCCAGCTGCAGACGATGAAGCAGATTACGCTCAACATCGACACTTACATGGAGGAGTTGAACCGGCTCTCGCTGATGCCCTACCAGTATCAGGATATCCTCGATTATTTGGCCTCGGAAAGAAAGCCGGGGGCGTCCTTAAGCCTGGAAGAAATCAGTCTGCTGAACAATTTTGTGTCCAAGGTGTTCCTGAATGGACGAATCGATATTATGGGCGTGTCGCTTTATGGCTCCAAAGGGGCGTCATACGTCGTCATGCCTGAAAGCCAGTATGTCACAAGCTATAAGCTGGATGAAGATGCGGAGTGGCTGAAGGAGGCTCAGGGCCATTTTGGAGAGCCGATCTTTCTGACGACGCACGAGCTTAAGCCGACGAGTGGTTCGGTCTACGAGGTGTTCTCCATTGTGAGGGAGCTGCGCAGCTTCGACAGCGGGCGGACGCTCGGCTATATCGTGCTTGATGTCGATCCGGCGGTAGTGGAGAAAATTTTGGCACAGGTACAGCTTGGTCGGAGAGAATCTCTTTATATTACGAATGCCAGGGGCGATCTTGTCATTCGCAAAGGCTCTGTCATTCCAGGGGCTGACGGAGCTGCGGCTTCGTTCCGCGGGGAAGGTGTAACCCATCTGGAATCGGGCGGCGAACGGATGCTGGTCTCTTATGCCACGTCTGAACTGACGCAGTGGACCACCGTCGGGGCCGTTCCTGTTTCGGAATTGATGCAGGACAGCTTGCAGGTTCGCAATTCCATCACGATTATGGGGATCATCTGCGTCGGTTCGGCGATGCTGTTCTCCGTATTTACGGCGTACCGGATTACGCTCCCCATCCGCAAACTGAGCCGGCTGATGAAAAAAGTGGAGAAGGGCCAGCTTGAAGTAGCGTTTCCCGTGAATCAGTGGGATGAGGTAGGCCAGCTAGGCAGTGCTTTTAATAAAATGGTCTCCCGCCTAAGCGAGCTCGGCTATTTGCTCTATGAAACCGAGATCCGGGAGAAGGATGCGCAAATTGCTGCGTTGCAGAGCAAGATCAATCCTCATTTTCTGTACAATACGCTCGGATCGATCAGTATGTACGCAGAGCTGGAAGGCAGCAAGGAAATTACGACGATGACAAACAATCTGAGCCGCATACTGAGGTATTCCTTAAATGCCCACCAGTCAGGGGTCGTTCTCAAGGACGAGATCGAGCATATCCGCCGGTATATGGCGATTCAGAAGCTGCGTTACGATGAGCGGCTGCATTTCACTCTGGATATCGAGGAGGCGGCGATGGACTGTGAAGCCATTCCCCTCATGATCCAGCCGATCGTCGAAAATTCCTTCAAGCATGGACTTGACAAGGGTGTAGGCGAGGGACGGATCTCCCTGACTGGGGGCATTCAGGACGGCCTGCTGCGCCTAATCGTGGAGGACGACGGAATCGGTCTAACTACCGCGCAGCTTGAGCAGATTCGGCACAAGCTGGCCTACTCTCGAAATCTTGGCGGAGCTACGGGCAACGGACTTCTTAACGTGCATCGGCGCCTTGTGCTTAGTTACGGCGAGAGATACGGCCTCACGATCGATAGCATGCCTTACCGCGGGGTACGCGTCACCTTGACGGTTCCCGCTAAGCATATGCCGACCCGTGAGGACGATCGCAAACCGGTTGTGTTCCACTCCACATCATGA
- a CDS encoding carbohydrate ABC transporter permease, with translation MSMKRIKTLLLVLLASVVAVVFLLPLVWMISTSFKNDFEALSGKMNFIPLKPTFDNYIKGFSGELMNVPILQWITNSLMVGIAGTAIVLLIASMAAFALARLKDLPLRRTLLSMFIASLMIPGVLTFLPMYMEFNALGLINTYAALILPYTAGAFGVFLLYQFFISFPKDIEEAARIDGANKWRLYTSIMLPSSVSIMVTLLIFTFMGIYNDFVWPLYATTSPEMRTITAGIAMMAQGSYTQSYGKLMAMTAAAAIPVVVIFIIGQRSFVKAITQSAIK, from the coding sequence ATGAGCATGAAACGGATCAAAACGCTGCTGCTTGTTCTTCTCGCTTCGGTGGTTGCCGTCGTTTTCCTGCTGCCGCTCGTATGGATGATATCGACGTCCTTTAAGAACGATTTTGAAGCGTTGTCCGGCAAAATGAACTTCATTCCGCTGAAGCCGACTTTCGACAACTATATTAAAGGGTTTAGCGGAGAGCTGATGAACGTTCCGATCCTGCAATGGATTACGAACTCGTTGATGGTCGGCATCGCGGGAACAGCGATCGTTCTGCTCATCGCTTCCATGGCGGCGTTCGCCTTGGCCCGGTTAAAGGATCTGCCGCTGCGCAGAACGCTGCTGTCGATGTTCATCGCCTCGCTGATGATTCCTGGCGTGCTGACGTTTTTGCCGATGTACATGGAATTTAACGCGCTTGGGCTGATCAATACGTACGCTGCGCTTATTCTTCCTTATACCGCGGGAGCTTTCGGGGTGTTTTTATTGTATCAGTTCTTTATTTCCTTCCCGAAGGACATAGAGGAAGCCGCCCGAATCGACGGGGCGAACAAATGGAGGCTGTATACCAGCATCATGCTGCCGTCCTCGGTATCGATTATGGTTACGCTGCTTATTTTTACATTTATGGGAATTTACAATGATTTCGTTTGGCCGCTGTATGCTACCACTTCACCGGAGATGCGCACCATTACGGCAGGGATCGCCATGATGGCCCAGGGCAGCTATACCCAATCCTACGGCAAGCTGATGGCAATGACGGCGGCGGCGGCTATTCCGGTTGTCGTGATTTTCATTATCGGTCAGCGTTCCTTTGTTAAGGCCATTACGCAATCTGCAATCAAGTGA
- a CDS encoding response regulator, whose product MPKILIVDDEKIFRKGLRAMITSLDPEWEVVGDASDGYEALDRAEVLHPDVILTDIRMPRMDGIALQRVVKERFPQTECVVVSGYEDFTYALQSMRYGAKDYLMKPVERSELGRILGKLKEETAKRGKAAAPKFDQEENELIRRHVSESVIAGLMRGMVQQHHVDLLRKIGVDFDQPYYCCFLIKLDKGSIGSERYFKADPSLFQLYIRQFVQEIVNKRMMKGYSLVLSDSEVAAIVNLSSKDSRGLIELAESIRRQITSLSNLTVTIGVGRVAEGVDSISNSYRDAEISLLYRLIVGGDKVLQYDTIRRDHDLCLEVDPESWGAMERAVLEGRVEEAASRAEAEIARLCRQAKSPELVYQKICKLLIHFYESAEKLNLTKAWLGERDIRSLIFDICSITSSEEFIMECRTLLTALSRCIADSRLETMHDPVELALQYLESNFHKQITLNEVAGQVHLNPAYFSSLFKQRTGTTFVERLTAIRMEEAKRRLMDSDDKIAAIAEETGFPNLRHFYRVFKREARLSPKDYRSEFRKEPEHPSGGQA is encoded by the coding sequence ATGCCAAAAATTCTGATCGTCGATGATGAGAAGATATTTCGCAAGGGCCTGCGGGCCATGATAACGTCCTTGGATCCGGAATGGGAGGTCGTCGGCGATGCCTCGGACGGTTATGAGGCTCTGGACCGGGCGGAGGTGCTGCATCCCGATGTCATTTTAACCGATATCCGCATGCCGCGGATGGATGGCATCGCCTTGCAGCGCGTCGTGAAGGAGCGGTTTCCGCAAACGGAATGCGTCGTGGTCAGCGGCTACGAAGATTTTACTTATGCGCTTCAATCGATGAGATATGGCGCCAAGGATTATTTAATGAAGCCGGTGGAGCGAAGCGAGCTCGGACGGATTCTCGGCAAGCTGAAGGAGGAGACGGCAAAACGGGGGAAGGCAGCGGCTCCGAAATTTGATCAGGAGGAGAACGAGCTTATCCGCCGCCATGTAAGCGAGTCAGTTATTGCGGGGTTAATGCGCGGCATGGTGCAGCAGCATCATGTGGATCTGCTGCGCAAAATTGGCGTTGATTTTGATCAGCCTTATTATTGCTGCTTTCTGATCAAGCTCGATAAGGGTTCTATCGGCTCAGAGCGGTATTTCAAAGCCGATCCCTCGTTGTTCCAGCTCTATATCCGTCAATTCGTGCAGGAAATAGTCAACAAGCGGATGATGAAAGGCTATAGCCTCGTGCTTTCTGATTCTGAGGTCGCAGCTATTGTCAATTTGAGCAGCAAGGACAGCCGCGGCTTGATCGAGCTGGCCGAGTCGATCCGCAGGCAGATCACTTCTTTATCGAATCTCACGGTAACGATCGGCGTTGGCCGGGTCGCTGAAGGGGTCGATTCCATCTCGAATTCTTACCGTGATGCTGAAATCAGCCTGCTTTACCGGCTGATCGTCGGCGGCGACAAGGTGCTGCAATATGATACGATCCGCCGGGATCATGATTTATGCCTTGAGGTCGATCCCGAATCCTGGGGAGCGATGGAGCGCGCCGTTCTGGAAGGAAGGGTAGAAGAAGCGGCCAGCCGAGCGGAAGCGGAGATCGCCAGGCTGTGCCGGCAAGCGAAGAGCCCCGAGCTCGTCTACCAGAAAATATGCAAGCTTCTGATCCATTTCTACGAGTCGGCCGAGAAGCTGAATTTAACAAAGGCATGGCTGGGCGAGCGGGATATCCGCAGCCTCATATTCGATATATGCTCGATTACATCGAGCGAAGAGTTCATCATGGAGTGCCGGACGCTCCTGACAGCTCTGTCCCGATGCATCGCCGACTCGAGGCTGGAAACCATGCACGACCCAGTGGAGCTGGCGCTGCAGTACCTCGAGTCCAATTTCCATAAGCAGATAACATTGAATGAGGTAGCGGGGCAGGTGCACCTGAACCCGGCTTATTTCAGTTCGCTGTTCAAGCAGCGCACCGGTACCACCTTCGTGGAGCGGCTGACAGCGATTCGCATGGAAGAGGCCAAGCGGCGGCTGATGGACAGCGATGATAAAATCGCGGCGATTGCCGAGGAAACCGGGTTTCCGAATTTGCGCCATTTTTACCGCGTGTTCAAACGGGAGGCGAGGCTCTCCCCGAAGGATTACCGCAGCGAGTTTCGCAAAGAGCCGGAGCATCCTAGCGGCGGCCAGGCGTAA
- a CDS encoding helix-turn-helix domain-containing protein, translating into MDSEIEIMTIAQVANYLQLSEVTTYKMVNEGVIPAFKIGRHWRVKRSDLFDLIERLKHGEKL; encoded by the coding sequence ATGGATTCGGAAATCGAGATCATGACGATAGCTCAGGTTGCGAATTATTTGCAGCTTAGTGAAGTTACAACCTATAAGATGGTGAACGAGGGAGTCATTCCGGCTTTTAAAATCGGCAGACATTGGAGGGTCAAGAGGAGCGATCTGTTTGATCTGATTGAACGGTTGAAGCATGGTGAAAAGTTATAG
- a CDS encoding ABC transporter substrate-binding protein: protein MKRHRWNQYRSRATIGFLSLAAFLLLLPGCTGQNSGAAQISKPPHVVRLEYWTPFSGGDNQFMTEMVEQFNEEHPEIQVVQKNSRLDDYYSRLKTAVLSGNAPDVAIVHSTIMPQFVQNGYVEKLTAEAKNIGIDWKRFNPNILRSVLYEDDYYGVPLDTHALVMYYNKDWLSKAGVLDEAGRPVIPTGAEGFKSFLEQIRRTVPPDIAPLAQPSTRIDSVWLWWSLYNQMMDAGQFYSEDGMEAVFNNTASLEALSFVNSLYQDKLIPPDINDAFQLFYDGKAAVLITGMWGTGAFEKAAGLHFGVVPMPTLYDRPAVWGDSHNLSIPKKRGMTEEKREAILTFANWIVSHGDMWAKAGHVPSMTDLTSSEIFNQLEYRSDYAATANYVAYWPRNAKQWSINERIINEFERMIYGYQTPEEALDAAVKKINADLRK from the coding sequence ATGAAGAGACATCGCTGGAATCAATACCGCAGCAGAGCAACGATCGGGTTCTTGTCATTAGCCGCATTTTTGCTCCTGCTGCCCGGATGCACGGGACAGAACTCGGGAGCAGCGCAGATTTCGAAGCCGCCTCATGTCGTGCGCCTGGAATACTGGACCCCCTTTAGCGGCGGGGATAACCAATTCATGACCGAGATGGTGGAGCAGTTCAACGAGGAACACCCGGAAATCCAGGTTGTCCAGAAAAATTCGCGTCTAGACGATTATTATTCTCGTTTAAAAACAGCCGTATTGTCAGGCAATGCACCAGACGTGGCTATTGTCCATTCGACGATCATGCCCCAGTTCGTTCAGAACGGTTACGTGGAGAAGCTGACAGCGGAGGCCAAAAACATCGGCATCGATTGGAAACGCTTTAATCCGAACATACTCCGTTCGGTATTATATGAGGATGATTATTACGGGGTACCGCTCGACACACATGCCCTGGTCATGTATTACAACAAGGACTGGCTGTCCAAGGCCGGGGTGCTGGATGAGGCGGGAAGGCCTGTTATTCCCACAGGAGCAGAAGGGTTCAAGTCTTTCCTGGAGCAAATTCGGCGGACGGTTCCGCCCGATATCGCTCCGCTGGCCCAGCCCAGCACGCGCATCGATTCTGTCTGGCTATGGTGGAGCCTCTACAACCAAATGATGGACGCCGGACAGTTCTACAGCGAAGACGGCATGGAGGCCGTATTCAACAATACCGCCTCTTTGGAGGCGCTTAGCTTCGTGAACAGCCTATATCAGGATAAGCTGATCCCGCCCGACATCAATGATGCTTTCCAGTTGTTCTATGACGGCAAAGCAGCGGTACTAATAACAGGGATGTGGGGAACAGGCGCCTTCGAGAAGGCGGCGGGACTTCATTTCGGGGTTGTTCCCATGCCTACATTGTATGATCGCCCCGCAGTCTGGGGCGACTCCCACAATCTGTCCATACCCAAGAAGCGGGGGATGACGGAGGAGAAACGGGAGGCGATTCTAACCTTCGCGAACTGGATCGTGAGCCATGGAGATATGTGGGCGAAGGCCGGGCATGTTCCCAGCATGACTGATCTTACAAGCTCAGAGATATTCAACCAGCTCGAGTACCGGAGCGATTATGCCGCTACGGCCAACTACGTCGCTTACTGGCCGAGAAACGCCAAACAATGGAGCATCAATGAACGGATCATTAATGAGTTCGAAAGAATGATCTATGGTTACCAGACGCCGGAGGAAGCACTGGACGCGGCTGTGAAGAAAATCAATGCGGATTTGCGCAAGTGA